The following proteins are co-located in the Triticum aestivum cultivar Chinese Spring chromosome 1A, IWGSC CS RefSeq v2.1, whole genome shotgun sequence genome:
- the LOC123058936 gene encoding ATP-dependent zinc metalloprotease FTSH 8, mitochondrial (The sequence of the model RefSeq protein was modified relative to this genomic sequence to represent the inferred CDS: added 63 bases not found in genome assembly): protein MSLASLARAAARSARSSRPRQGFSLGGLRAPPSPPLPPAHGGDAGALGLVRGYLTASLGSPAAVKTSEWRYLLASPQFRRLFCSGSKKNYENYYPKGKKEAPKGDGSNKDSKQESDTDGQWNFQDGTFKQLQNFLGPLLLLGLMFSSLSSSSSDQKEISFQEFKNKLLEPGLVDRIVVSNKSVAKIYVRTTPQTNGQSQNTDTQITTVDVPGRQAPSKYKYFFNIGSVESFEEKLEEAQENLGIDSHDYVPVTYVAEVNWFQEVMRFAPTAFLVGLLYFMGKRMQSGFNIGGGPGKGSRGIFNIGKATVTKMDKNSKNKVFFKDVAGCDEAKQEIMEFVHFLKNPKKYEELGAKIPKGALLVGPPGTGKTLLAKATAGESGVPFMSISGSDFMEMFVGVGPSRVRNLFQEARQCAPSIVFIDEIDAIGRARGRGGFSGSNDERESTLNQLLVEMDGFGTTAGVVVLAGTNRPDILDKALLRPGRFDRQITIDKPDIKGRDQIFRIYLTKLKLDNDPTYFSQRLAALTPGFAGADIANVCNEAALIAARTDETQITMQHFESAIDRIIGGLEKKNKVISKLERRTVAYHEAGHAVAGWFLEHAEPLLKVTIVPRGTAALGFAQYVPNENLLMTKEQLFDMTCMTLGGRAAEEVLIGRISTGAQNDLEKVTKMTYAQVAVYGFSDKVGLLSFPQRGDGFEMNKPYSNQTASIIDTEVREWVAKAYKRTVELLTEKKEQVALIAELLLEKEVLHQDDLTRVLGDRPFKAAELTNYDLFKQGFQDEDGKTTEPAKNAEVPDDDGPAAALPDVVVPT, encoded by the exons GGTTTCTCCCTGGGCGGGCTCCGGGCGCCGCCCTCACCGCCGCTCCCGCCGGCCCACGGCGGGGACGCCGGGGCGCTGGGGCTCGTCCGCGGGTACCTGACGGCGTCGCTGGGGAGCCCTGCCGCGGTCAAGACCTCGGAGTGGAGGTACCTCCTCGCCAGCCCGCAGTTCCGCAGGCTCTTCTGCAGCGGCTCTAAGAAGA ATTACGAGAATTACTACCCCAAGGGGAAGAAGGAGGCGCCCAAAGGGGATGGGAGCAACAAGGATTCCAAGC AGGAATCCGATACAGATGGTCAATGGAATTTCCAGGATGGTACTTTCAAGCAGCTGCAGAACTTCTTGGGACCTCTATTGCTTTTAGGCCTCATGTTCTCATCCTTGTCTTCAAGCTCATCAGACCAGAAGGAG ATAAGCTTCCAAGAATTCAAGAACAAGTTACTGGAACCTGGCCTGGTTGATCGTATTGTTGTTTCAAATAAATCAGTGGCAAAGATCTATGTCAGGACTACACCACAGACGAACGGCCAAAGCCAAAATACTGATACACAGATTACGACCGTTGATGTTCCAGGCAGACAGGCTCCCAGCAAATACAAGTATTTCTTCAATATTGGAAGTGTTGAGTCGTTTGAAGAAAAGTTAGAGGAAGCCCAGGAAAATCTGGGTATAGATTCACATGATTATGTTCCAGTAACTTATGTTGCTGAAGTAAATTGGTTCCAAGAAGTGATGAGATTTGCCCCAACAGCGTTCCTTGTTGGACTACTATATTTTATGGGGAAAAGGATGCAGAGTGGATTTAATATTGGAGGTGGTCCTGGGAAGGGTAGCCGTGGTATCTTTAACATTGGGAAAGCAACAGTAACAAAGATGgacaaaaattctaaaaataag GTGTTTTTTAAGGATGTAGCAGGCTGTGATGAAGCTAAACAAGAAATAATGGAGTTTGTGCATTTCCTTAAAAATCCCAAGAAGTATGAAGAGTTGGGAGCTAAGATACCCAAAGGTGCTCTGCTTGTAGGTCCTCCTGGAACTGGAAAGACTCTACTTGCTAAAGCTACAGCAGGAGAATCTGGTGTGCCCTTTATGTCCATTTCTGGTTCCGATTTCATGGAAATGTTTGTAGGTGTTGGACCATCCAGGGTAAGAAACTTATTCCAAGAAGCTCGGCAGTGTGCACCCAGTATTGTATTTATTGATGAGATCGATGCAATCGGTCGCGCGAGAGGCCGTGGAGGTTTTTCTGGTTCAAATGATGAGCGAGAAAGTACTTTGAACCAGCTGCTTGTAGAGATGGATGGATTCGGTACAACTGCTGGTGTTGTTGTTCTTGCTGGTACAAATAGACCTGACATCCTTGACAAGGCACTGCTAAGGCCTGGAAGATTTGATCGCCAGATAACAATTGACAAACCAGATATAAAGGGCCGTGATCAGATATTCCGCATATATCTTACAAAACTTAAACTGGACAATGACCCAACATATTTTTCACAAAGGCTAGCTGCTTTGACACCTGGGTTTGCTGGAGCTGACATTGCGAATGTTTGTAATGAAGCTGCTTTGATTGCCGCAAGAACCGATGAAACTCAGATTACAATGCAGCATTTTGAGTCTGCAATTGATAGGATTATTGGTGGTTTAGAGAAGAAAAACAAG GTAATTAGCAAACTGGAGCGCCGTACTGTTGCTTACCATGAAGCTGGGCATGCTGTTGCCGGATGGTTTTTAGAACATGCAGAGCCTCTTCTGAAAGTGACAATTGTTCCCCGTGGAACAGCTGCTTTAGGCTTTGCACAGTATGTACCAAATGAGAATCTTTTGATGACAAAGGAGCAGCTCTTTGATATGACATGCATGACGTTAGGTGGCCGAGCTGCAGAGGAG GTTTTGATTGGAAGAATCTCGACTGGTGCCCAGAATGATCTGGAGAAAGTTACAAAGATGACATATGCGCAAGTTGCTGTGTATGGTTTCAGCGATAAGGTTGGTCTTCTATCCTTCCCCCAGCGAGGGGATGGCTTTGAAATGAACAAGCCTTACAGCAACCAAACCGCATCCATCATCGATACTGAGGTGAGGGAATGGGTCGCCAAGGCCTACAAAAGGACAGTTGAACTGTTGACGGAGAAGAAGGAACAAGTGGCTCTCATCGCTGAGTTGCTGCTGGAGAAGGAGGTCCTCCACCAGGACGATCTGACCAGGGTACTAGGAGACCGCCCCTTCAAGGCAGCCGAGCTAACAAACTACGACCTCTTCAAGCAGGGGTTCCAGGACGAAGATGGCAAGACCACAGAGCCCGCCAAGAACGCCGAGGTGCCCGACGACGACGGGCCGGCCGCCGCGCTTCCCGACGTCGTCGTGCCGACGTAG